In Sphingomonas crocodyli, a genomic segment contains:
- a CDS encoding FadR/GntR family transcriptional regulator — translation MSRPKEPRTSAVDQAARALRDMAMKREEGQLVGSEDELMTRLGVSRPTLRQAAALVAQEHLIEIKRGVNGGYFTSRPSSITVARIAAIYLEAHDAKLRELVRAVEPIRHELAQLAARNRDPEALAALGAFLDKERALDEQGGANDYLTFLKTERELGRLIGRASGNLLLELFLNITYDLAARVSGTDDVYAHRPDRIEQYRLHRNQMVAAILSGDEEMASLATRRCSTIVVEWMQDDMGSGGFQSDPMALPAR, via the coding sequence ATGTCCCGTCCCAAGGAGCCCAGAACGTCCGCCGTCGATCAGGCCGCCCGAGCGCTGCGCGATATGGCCATGAAACGTGAGGAGGGGCAGCTGGTCGGGTCAGAAGACGAGCTGATGACCCGGCTGGGCGTAAGCCGCCCGACGCTGCGCCAGGCGGCCGCTCTGGTCGCGCAGGAACATCTGATCGAGATCAAGCGCGGCGTTAACGGCGGTTACTTCACCTCGCGGCCGAGCAGCATCACGGTCGCGCGGATCGCCGCCATCTATCTCGAGGCGCATGACGCCAAGCTGCGCGAACTGGTCCGCGCGGTGGAGCCGATCCGCCATGAACTCGCGCAGCTTGCCGCGCGCAACCGCGATCCGGAGGCATTGGCCGCGCTCGGCGCCTTCCTCGACAAGGAGCGCGCGCTCGACGAGCAGGGTGGGGCGAACGACTATCTGACCTTCCTGAAGACCGAGCGCGAGCTGGGCCGGTTGATCGGGCGGGCGAGCGGCAACCTGCTGCTCGAGCTGTTCCTGAACATCACCTATGATCTGGCGGCGCGCGTCAGCGGCACCGACGACGTCTATGCGCATCGGCCCGACCGGATCGAGCAATATCGCCTCCACCGCAACCAGATGGTTGCCGCGATCCTGAGCGGGGATGAGGAGATGGCCTCGCTCGCCACGCGGCGCTGTTCGACGATCGTCGTCGAATGGATGCAGGACGATATGGGCAGCGGCGGCTTCCAGTCCGATCCGATGGCGCTTCCGGCACGCTGA
- a CDS encoding SDR family oxidoreductase: MSLTGKTLFITGASRGIGLAIALRAARDGANIVVAAKTTEAHKHLPGTIYSAAEDIEKAGGQALPIVVDVRHEDSVQAAIDAAVARFGGIDILVNNASAISKTGVEDSEMKRWDLMNQVNTRGTFLASKAAIPHLKKAANPHVLTLSPPLNLDPKWFAGHVAYTITKYSMSMAMLGMAEEYREAGIAFNCLWPRVGIATSAIEFAVGNSDEMRKCRKPEIMSDAAYRIFTKPARECTGNFFIDDTFLYDEGVRDFAAYKNDPTSKEWRVGMFLPDGDVAPEGSL, encoded by the coding sequence TTGAGCCTTACCGGAAAGACGCTGTTCATCACGGGCGCAAGCCGGGGGATCGGGCTGGCGATCGCCCTACGCGCCGCGCGCGACGGAGCCAATATCGTCGTAGCCGCTAAGACGACCGAAGCGCACAAGCACCTGCCCGGCACGATCTATTCGGCAGCCGAAGACATCGAGAAAGCAGGCGGCCAGGCGCTGCCGATCGTCGTCGACGTGCGGCATGAGGACAGCGTTCAGGCCGCGATCGACGCGGCGGTCGCGCGCTTCGGCGGGATCGACATCCTGGTCAACAACGCTTCGGCGATCTCCAAGACCGGGGTCGAGGATAGCGAGATGAAGCGGTGGGACCTGATGAATCAGGTCAACACGCGCGGCACTTTCCTCGCCTCGAAGGCGGCGATCCCCCATCTGAAGAAGGCCGCGAATCCGCACGTCCTGACGCTGTCGCCGCCGCTTAACCTCGATCCGAAGTGGTTTGCGGGGCACGTCGCCTACACGATCACCAAATATTCGATGTCGATGGCGATGCTGGGCATGGCCGAGGAATATCGCGAGGCGGGAATCGCCTTCAATTGCCTGTGGCCGCGCGTCGGCATCGCCACTTCGGCGATCGAGTTTGCGGTCGGCAATTCGGACGAGATGCGCAAATGCCGCAAGCCCGAGATCATGTCGGACGCGGCCTACCGGATCTTCACCAAGCCGGCGCGTGAATGCACCGGCAACTTCTTCATCGACGACACCTTCCTCTACGACGAAGGCGTGCGCGATTTCGCCGCGTACAAGAATGATCCGACGTCGAAGGAATGGCGCGTGGGCATGTTCCTGCCCGATGGCGACGTTGCGCCGGAAGGGTCGCTCTAA
- a CDS encoding SDR family NAD(P)-dependent oxidoreductase has product MRDYRERYGEWALILGASQGLGRAIAAEAARRKLNLVMVARREAPLIEAAREIEAELGIQTKTLAMDMARDDIVDAIEAGLGGIDIAFMVYNAAAEPHGEFLEQDVATHLENIAVNCTTPTLLVHHFGRKMVARGRGGIVICSSLAADQGIYSYVTYGAAKAYEMILGEGLWEELRHHGVDATALMVGSTYTPNFRESQRKKGTLFADSPAPEGIAEGIPLPQLPEDAAASLFAQIDGEWLPRIFANPRDEQNAIANRDKSRVEMIMRMGDAMRTGWRKPMDPVG; this is encoded by the coding sequence ATGCGGGACTATCGCGAACGTTATGGCGAATGGGCGCTGATCCTCGGCGCATCGCAGGGGCTGGGCCGCGCGATTGCGGCGGAGGCGGCGCGACGCAAGCTGAACCTTGTCATGGTCGCGCGACGCGAGGCGCCTTTGATCGAGGCTGCACGCGAGATCGAGGCTGAGTTGGGCATTCAAACGAAGACGCTGGCGATGGATATGGCGCGCGACGATATCGTCGATGCGATCGAGGCTGGCCTAGGCGGGATCGATATCGCCTTCATGGTCTATAATGCCGCCGCCGAACCGCATGGCGAATTCCTGGAACAGGATGTCGCGACGCATCTGGAGAATATCGCGGTCAACTGCACCACGCCGACGCTGCTGGTGCACCATTTCGGGCGCAAGATGGTGGCGCGCGGCCGCGGCGGGATCGTGATCTGCTCCTCGCTCGCCGCCGATCAGGGCATCTACAGCTACGTCACTTATGGCGCTGCCAAGGCCTATGAGATGATCCTGGGCGAAGGGCTGTGGGAGGAATTGCGCCACCACGGGGTCGACGCGACCGCGCTGATGGTCGGATCGACCTACACCCCCAATTTCCGCGAATCGCAGCGCAAGAAGGGGACGTTGTTCGCCGACAGCCCCGCGCCGGAAGGCATAGCCGAGGGCATTCCGCTGCCCCAGCTGCCCGAAGATGCTGCCGCCAGCCTGTTCGCGCAGATCGACGGTGAATGGCTGCCGCGCATCTTCGCCAATCCGCGCGACGAGCAGAATGCGATCGCGAACCGCGACAAGAGCCGTGTCGAAATGATCATGCGGATGGGCGACGCGATGCGCACCGGCTGGCGCAAGCCGATGGACCCCGTGGGGTAA
- a CDS encoding MAPEG family protein: MMQPTIAHWILLVGGLLPIFSVAIAKATRSYDNADPRNPANFADPVRQRAHAAHANSYEAFPFFAVGVLLATLRAAPPGHVDLAAGIWLVFRLLYIGCYLGGWAGLRSITWFGAFFAALSLYVIALT, from the coding sequence ATGATGCAGCCGACGATCGCCCATTGGATATTGCTCGTCGGCGGCCTCCTGCCGATATTTTCGGTCGCGATCGCGAAGGCGACGCGCAGTTACGACAATGCCGATCCGCGCAATCCGGCGAACTTCGCCGATCCGGTGCGGCAGCGCGCGCATGCGGCGCACGCCAACAGCTATGAGGCGTTTCCGTTCTTCGCCGTGGGCGTGCTGCTCGCGACCTTGCGCGCCGCGCCTCCCGGCCATGTCGATCTGGCGGCGGGCATCTGGCTGGTGTTCCGGCTGCTCTACATCGGCTGCTATCTCGGCGGCTGGGCCGGCCTGCGATCGATCACCTGGTTCGGCGCCTTCTTCGCGGCCTTGTCGCTCTATGTGATCGCGCTGACCTGA
- a CDS encoding FAS1-like dehydratase domain-containing protein — translation MADDGLLRNMITDESVDLMRRRIGFPNPTLRTGAIDEPWNLACTDDAVRRFAICIGDDNPLFVDPDYAKGTRWGGVIAPPAFEKSMGINRNPVMDPDEAKITSKALRGIQLFHSGGENFYYAPIMEGTKLYRSRFVKAVEDKPSEFSGRSVIVTNGLCLWDQNDKVLVDGVDWFIHAERKKKSGDAKAKYAKEEPASYTDEDLAEIEAAYDNEYRRGADTLYMEDCTVGQELPKMVKGPLTVTDLINLHMGAGWLIYGNWPNRLAYENRKKLRGFYSRDEYNAWDTVQRVHWDKELADKVGVRMMYDIGPVRQFHISNFLTNFAGDDSFIHRIKFEFRRFNYIGDVTWMTGEITEVSVDETLGPKIEVALRGTNQRGIENIRATATILVASKKHGPVKLPESPKPTEHRAK, via the coding sequence ATGGCGGATGACGGCCTGTTGCGGAACATGATCACCGATGAGTCGGTGGACCTGATGCGGCGACGGATCGGCTTTCCGAACCCCACGCTGCGCACCGGGGCGATCGACGAGCCGTGGAACCTCGCCTGCACCGACGATGCCGTGCGCCGCTTCGCGATCTGCATCGGCGACGACAATCCGCTGTTCGTGGATCCGGACTATGCGAAGGGCACGCGCTGGGGCGGCGTGATCGCGCCGCCGGCGTTCGAAAAGTCGATGGGGATCAATCGGAATCCGGTGATGGACCCGGATGAAGCGAAGATCACGTCGAAGGCGCTACGCGGTATTCAGCTATTTCATTCGGGCGGCGAGAATTTTTATTACGCGCCGATCATGGAGGGCACGAAGCTCTATCGCTCGCGCTTCGTGAAGGCGGTCGAGGACAAGCCGTCGGAGTTTTCGGGCCGCTCGGTGATCGTCACCAACGGGCTGTGCCTGTGGGATCAGAACGACAAGGTTCTGGTCGACGGCGTCGACTGGTTCATCCATGCCGAACGCAAGAAGAAGAGCGGCGACGCCAAGGCGAAATATGCCAAGGAGGAGCCGGCCTCCTACACCGACGAGGATCTGGCCGAGATCGAGGCGGCGTACGACAACGAATATCGTCGCGGCGCCGATACGCTGTACATGGAGGACTGCACCGTCGGGCAGGAACTGCCCAAGATGGTCAAGGGGCCGCTGACGGTCACCGATCTTATCAACCTGCATATGGGCGCGGGCTGGCTGATCTACGGCAACTGGCCGAACCGGCTGGCATACGAGAATCGCAAGAAGCTGCGCGGTTTCTACAGCCGCGATGAATATAACGCCTGGGATACGGTGCAGCGCGTCCATTGGGACAAGGAGCTGGCCGACAAGGTGGGCGTGCGGATGATGTACGACATCGGCCCGGTGCGGCAGTTCCACATTTCCAACTTCCTGACCAATTTCGCGGGCGACGACAGCTTCATCCACCGCATCAAGTTCGAGTTCCGCCGCTTCAACTATATCGGTGACGTGACCTGGATGACGGGCGAGATCACCGAGGTTTCGGTCGACGAGACGCTCGGGCCGAAGATCGAGGTCGCGCTGCGCGGCACCAACCAGCGCGGGATCGAGAATATCCGCGCGACGGCGACGATCCTGGTGGCGTCGAAGAAGCACGGTCCGGTAAAGCTGCCTGAGAGCCCGAAGCCGACGGAGCATCGGGCCAAGTAG
- a CDS encoding enoyl-CoA hydratase/isomerase family protein, protein MHVYEGYETIKITREGKIITITLNRPEVMNATNPQMHQELERAFPEIGRDPDCNVVILTGEGRCFSAGGDIVDMRDRLDDHVRWLEAMREARAILYNVVDLPQPLICKVNGAATGLGSTLALFSDIIVAKDTAKIADTHVNVGLVAGDGGAVIWPAIIGHARAKLYLLTGKPITGKEAAEIGLITEAVPAEALDARVQEIAETIAALPAVAVKLTKKSINMDLRQKLDTMIEAHLGYETMSHLSLDHREAINAFADKRTPVFTGK, encoded by the coding sequence GTGCACGTCTATGAGGGTTACGAGACGATAAAGATCACGCGCGAGGGCAAGATCATCACGATCACGCTCAATCGCCCCGAGGTGATGAACGCCACCAACCCCCAGATGCACCAGGAGCTGGAGCGCGCCTTTCCCGAAATCGGCCGCGATCCCGACTGCAATGTCGTGATCCTGACCGGCGAAGGCCGCTGCTTCTCGGCGGGCGGCGACATCGTCGACATGCGCGATCGGCTGGACGATCATGTCCGTTGGTTGGAAGCGATGCGTGAGGCGCGCGCGATCCTCTACAACGTCGTCGATCTGCCGCAGCCTTTGATCTGCAAGGTGAACGGCGCCGCGACCGGCCTGGGTTCGACCCTCGCTCTCTTCAGCGACATCATCGTCGCCAAGGACACGGCGAAGATCGCCGACACCCACGTCAATGTCGGCCTGGTGGCAGGCGATGGCGGTGCGGTGATCTGGCCCGCGATCATCGGCCACGCGCGCGCCAAGCTCTACCTGCTCACCGGCAAGCCGATCACCGGTAAGGAAGCCGCCGAAATCGGCCTGATCACCGAAGCCGTCCCCGCCGAAGCGCTCGACGCGCGCGTGCAGGAGATTGCGGAGACGATCGCGGCGCTGCCCGCTGTCGCGGTGAAGCTGACCAAGAAGTCGATCAACATGGACCTGCGCCAGAAGCTCGACACGATGATCGAGGCGCATCTCGGCTACGAGACGATGTCGCACCTCTCGCTCGACCATCGCGAGGCGATCAACGCCTTCGCCGACAAGCGCACGCCGGTCTTCACCGGCAAGTAA
- a CDS encoding class I adenylate-forming enzyme family protein, which produces MTLDLPAAIRATVESGGADDALAFGGRWRSWDWVADIANRIDDALGDAHTVGLVARNRPQHIAAFAATLMAQRTTSMIYAAQSPAGIASDIETLRLPAIVADAEDWTPEALAAARSVGSQAIAIGDGSVEVLVPRGAGPFRAAMPDIGLELLSSGTTGAPRRSGLPWSTIAGAVAGTKSAYAGTSEVSAPQVMVHPLGNIAGLAYAVPPLVWRQRLVILERFDPLVWAEAVRDHRPSRGTVPPAGVRMLLDSDIPAEWLSSLSLVAVGGGKLDEALQVAFEDRFGIPALPAFGATEFGGVIANWTLDTYRRFGADKRGSAGMPSPGATLRIVDRDTGIALPPGEVGLLEAQVERIGPDFVRTNDFASLDADGFLFLHGRADGAINRGGFKIVPDQVAATLREHPAIADAAVVGIDDARLGEVPVAAIELRRGQSADAAALKHWLKDRLVAYQVPVDFRMVDALPRNASMKVSLPEVKALFQ; this is translated from the coding sequence GTGACGCTGGACCTCCCAGCTGCGATCCGCGCCACCGTCGAAAGCGGCGGCGCGGACGATGCGCTCGCTTTCGGCGGGCGCTGGCGCAGCTGGGATTGGGTCGCGGACATCGCGAACAGGATCGACGACGCTCTGGGCGATGCCCACACGGTAGGACTGGTCGCGCGCAACCGGCCGCAGCATATCGCCGCCTTCGCTGCGACGCTGATGGCGCAGCGCACGACATCGATGATCTACGCCGCGCAAAGCCCGGCCGGGATCGCGAGCGATATCGAGACGCTGCGCCTCCCCGCGATCGTCGCCGATGCCGAGGACTGGACGCCCGAGGCGCTCGCAGCCGCACGATCGGTCGGATCGCAGGCGATCGCGATCGGTGACGGCTCGGTCGAGGTGCTGGTGCCGCGCGGCGCGGGTCCGTTCCGCGCAGCCATGCCCGATATCGGCCTCGAACTCCTGTCCTCCGGCACCACCGGCGCCCCCCGGCGCAGCGGCCTGCCGTGGTCGACGATCGCGGGCGCGGTCGCGGGCACCAAGTCGGCTTATGCGGGAACCTCCGAAGTTTCCGCGCCGCAGGTGATGGTCCACCCGCTCGGCAATATCGCAGGGCTGGCCTACGCCGTTCCCCCGCTCGTCTGGCGACAGCGGCTCGTGATCCTCGAACGCTTTGATCCGCTCGTCTGGGCGGAGGCGGTGCGCGATCATCGCCCGAGCCGTGGCACCGTGCCCCCTGCGGGCGTCCGCATGCTGCTCGATTCGGATATCCCGGCCGAATGGCTCTCCAGCCTCAGCCTCGTCGCCGTCGGCGGGGGCAAGCTCGATGAGGCGCTGCAGGTAGCGTTCGAGGATCGCTTCGGCATCCCCGCCCTCCCCGCCTTCGGCGCGACCGAGTTTGGCGGCGTGATCGCCAACTGGACGCTCGACACCTATCGCCGCTTCGGCGCGGACAAGCGCGGCAGCGCGGGCATGCCCAGCCCCGGCGCGACCCTACGCATCGTCGATCGCGACACCGGCATCGCGCTCCCACCCGGCGAGGTCGGCCTGCTCGAAGCGCAGGTCGAACGGATCGGGCCCGATTTCGTCCGCACCAACGATTTCGCCTCGCTCGACGCCGACGGCTTCCTGTTTCTCCACGGCCGCGCCGACGGGGCGATCAACCGGGGCGGATTCAAGATCGTCCCCGATCAGGTCGCCGCCACGCTGCGCGAGCATCCCGCCATCGCCGATGCGGCCGTAGTGGGGATCGACGACGCGCGGCTGGGCGAAGTTCCGGTCGCCGCGATCGAACTGCGGCGCGGCCAGAGTGCCGATGCGGCCGCACTCAAACATTGGCTCAAGGACCGGCTCGTCGCCTATCAGGTTCCGGTCGATTTTCGCATGGTCGACGCGCTGCCGCGCAATGCGTCGATGAAGGTTTCACTGCCCGAGGTTAAGGCTCTTTTCCAATGA
- a CDS encoding acyl-CoA dehydrogenase family protein produces MKIIDSAELDAFREEVRDWLADNVPKEPRPHDGAAMRDFDLAWQRRQYDGGWAGISWPKDYGGRGASVLETLIWHEEYARANGPVSGSMFVALSHAGPTLINSGNEAQKQRYLPAILKGEENWCQGFSEPGAGSDLSALKCRAVIDGDHLVVNGTKIWTTYGHLAKQQELLVRTDPDLPRHKGISWVICDMETPGVEVRPIKAMSGLTHFAQTFYDDVRIPLSNVVGEVNGGWKVAMTTLGFERGTGTVPHQIELSKRTDDMIAEAKAKGLLDDATGADLATLKAEVAALRSLTVAQISRGMSEAVPGAEGNIVALHFAELTRRVNGYALELFGPSALERHGMPDYPLEYLECFKWGIGGGTNEIRRNAIGERVLGLPKGPSAR; encoded by the coding sequence ATGAAGATCATCGATAGCGCCGAGCTGGACGCCTTCCGTGAGGAAGTCCGCGACTGGCTTGCCGACAATGTCCCGAAAGAACCCCGCCCGCATGATGGCGCCGCGATGCGCGACTTCGATCTCGCGTGGCAGCGCCGCCAATATGATGGCGGCTGGGCAGGCATCAGCTGGCCCAAGGACTATGGCGGGCGCGGCGCATCGGTGCTCGAAACCCTAATCTGGCATGAGGAATATGCCCGCGCGAACGGCCCGGTTTCGGGCAGCATGTTCGTGGCGCTGAGCCATGCCGGCCCGACCCTGATCAATTCGGGGAACGAGGCGCAGAAGCAGCGTTATCTGCCCGCGATCCTGAAGGGCGAGGAAAATTGGTGCCAGGGCTTTTCGGAGCCGGGCGCAGGGTCCGATCTGTCGGCGCTCAAATGCCGCGCGGTGATCGACGGCGATCATCTGGTCGTCAACGGCACGAAGATCTGGACGACCTACGGCCACCTCGCCAAACAGCAGGAATTGCTCGTCCGTACCGATCCCGATCTGCCGCGCCACAAGGGGATTAGCTGGGTGATCTGCGACATGGAGACGCCGGGCGTCGAGGTGCGGCCGATCAAGGCGATGTCGGGCCTGACCCACTTCGCGCAGACCTTCTACGACGATGTCCGCATCCCGCTGTCGAACGTGGTGGGTGAAGTGAATGGCGGCTGGAAGGTCGCGATGACGACGCTCGGTTTCGAGCGCGGCACCGGCACAGTCCCCCACCAGATCGAGCTTTCGAAGCGCACCGACGACATGATCGCCGAAGCCAAGGCCAAGGGTCTGCTCGACGACGCGACCGGCGCCGACCTCGCGACGCTCAAGGCCGAAGTGGCGGCGCTCCGCTCGCTCACCGTCGCGCAGATTTCGCGCGGGATGAGCGAGGCTGTGCCGGGTGCTGAGGGCAATATCGTCGCGCTCCACTTCGCCGAACTGACCCGCCGGGTGAACGGCTATGCGCTCGAACTGTTCGGGCCGTCCGCGCTCGAACGGCATGGCATGCCCGATTATCCGCTCGAATATCTCGAATGCTTCAAATGGGGCATTGGTGGCGGCACCAACGAAATCCGCCGCAATGCCATTGGCGAGCGCGTGCTCGGCCTGCCCAAGGGACCTTCCGCACGATGA
- a CDS encoding acyl-CoA dehydrogenase family protein, translated as MIVNLTPTEEQQLVEDSIRGLLADKLPVDRLREAHAHGGAVERAIWGDLVELGLFGLGLAEERGGIGYGLPEEVIVAKALGAHLASPSIVAQMIAVHLADDATRPALMSGEARAAFVNAFDGGAHLIDGEGATHAVVVGKGGAALVAIDSLGAAEPVELIDETVAVAKVSTDAALSGGAEVDRLSLLLATYMAGLAGATRDMAVDYAKTREQFGQPIGAFQAIKHQCADLALRAAGAETQCYHTAVTFGRGNDDGVEVACARLLAGEAALANAKQNIQIHGGMGFTAECDAHLFLKRAHLISMLGTSKVEVRKRILA; from the coding sequence ATGATCGTCAATCTCACCCCCACCGAGGAACAGCAGCTCGTCGAGGACAGCATCCGCGGCCTTCTGGCCGACAAGCTGCCGGTCGATCGCCTACGCGAAGCCCATGCGCATGGCGGTGCGGTCGAACGCGCGATCTGGGGCGACCTTGTCGAACTCGGCCTGTTCGGCCTGGGTCTCGCCGAAGAACGCGGCGGCATCGGCTATGGCCTGCCCGAGGAAGTGATCGTCGCGAAGGCGCTGGGCGCCCACCTCGCCTCGCCCTCGATCGTCGCGCAGATGATCGCGGTCCACCTCGCCGACGACGCCACCCGCCCCGCTTTGATGAGCGGTGAGGCGCGCGCGGCCTTCGTCAACGCCTTCGATGGCGGCGCGCACCTGATCGACGGCGAAGGCGCGACCCACGCCGTCGTGGTCGGCAAGGGCGGCGCGGCGCTCGTCGCGATCGACTCGTTGGGCGCGGCCGAACCGGTCGAGCTGATCGACGAAACCGTCGCGGTCGCCAAGGTTTCGACCGATGCCGCGCTGTCGGGCGGCGCGGAGGTCGATCGCCTCTCGCTGCTGCTCGCCACCTATATGGCGGGCCTTGCCGGCGCGACGCGCGACATGGCGGTCGACTATGCCAAGACGCGCGAGCAATTCGGCCAGCCGATCGGCGCATTCCAGGCGATCAAGCACCAGTGCGCCGATCTTGCCTTGCGCGCAGCGGGTGCCGAGACGCAATGCTATCACACCGCCGTCACCTTCGGTCGGGGCAATGATGACGGCGTCGAAGTCGCCTGCGCGCGCCTGCTCGCGGGCGAAGCGGCGCTGGCGAATGCCAAGCAGAACATCCAGATCCACGGCGGCATGGGCTTCACGGCGGAGTGCGACGCGCACCTCTTCCTGAAGCGCGCGCACCTGATCTCGATGCTCGGCACCAGCAAGGTCGAGGTTCGCAAGCGCATCCTGGCTTGA
- a CDS encoding NAD(P)/FAD-dependent oxidoreductase: MTTSYDVVIVGAGHGGAQAALQLRTQKFEGSVAVIGEEPEVPYERPPLSKEYFSGDKTFDRILIRPATFWADRNIDMLLNRKVTAVDPTAHLLTLEDGSTVTYGKLIWATGGAPRKLVCSGHDLKGVHGVRTRADADRMMDELATTERVVVIGGGYIGLEAAAVLSKFGKHVTVLEALDRVLARVAAEPLSRFYEAEHRAHGVDVRLGVTVDCIEEKDGKATGVRLADGSVLPADMVIVGIGIIPAVEPLIAAGAEGGNGVAVDELCRTSLPDIWAIGDCALHKNDFADGITMRLESVQNANDQATTAVKAILGGTEPYHAVPWFWSNQYDLRLQTVGLSTGYDQTVLRGDPATRAFTLVYLRQGKVIALDCVNVVKDYVQGKALVVAGAEIAPEKLADASVPLKEMLAAA; this comes from the coding sequence ATGACCACCAGCTATGATGTCGTGATCGTGGGCGCGGGGCATGGCGGCGCGCAGGCCGCGTTGCAGCTTCGCACGCAGAAGTTCGAAGGCAGCGTCGCGGTGATCGGCGAGGAACCCGAAGTCCCCTATGAGCGCCCGCCGCTGTCGAAGGAATATTTCTCCGGCGACAAGACGTTCGACCGCATCCTGATCCGCCCGGCGACCTTCTGGGCCGATCGCAACATCGACATGCTGCTCAACCGCAAGGTGACGGCGGTCGATCCGACCGCGCATCTGCTGACGCTGGAAGACGGCTCCACCGTCACCTACGGCAAGCTGATCTGGGCGACCGGCGGCGCGCCGCGCAAGCTCGTCTGTTCGGGCCATGATCTGAAGGGCGTCCACGGCGTCCGCACCCGCGCCGATGCCGATCGGATGATGGACGAACTGGCGACCACCGAACGCGTCGTCGTGATCGGCGGCGGCTATATCGGGCTGGAGGCGGCAGCCGTCCTCTCCAAATTCGGCAAGCACGTCACCGTTCTGGAGGCGCTCGATCGCGTCCTCGCGCGCGTCGCCGCCGAACCGCTGTCGCGCTTCTACGAGGCCGAGCATCGCGCGCACGGCGTCGATGTCCGGCTGGGCGTGACGGTCGATTGCATTGAGGAGAAGGACGGCAAGGCCACCGGCGTGCGCCTCGCCGACGGCAGCGTCCTGCCCGCCGATATGGTGATCGTCGGCATCGGCATCATCCCGGCGGTCGAGCCTTTGATCGCGGCGGGGGCCGAGGGGGGCAATGGCGTCGCGGTCGACGAACTGTGCCGCACCTCGCTTCCCGATATCTGGGCGATCGGAGACTGCGCGCTCCACAAGAATGACTTTGCCGACGGCATCACGATGCGGCTGGAATCGGTCCAGAACGCCAATGATCAGGCGACCACCGCGGTCAAGGCGATCCTGGGCGGCACCGAGCCCTATCACGCCGTTCCGTGGTTCTGGTCGAACCAATATGATCTGCGGCTCCAGACGGTGGGCCTGTCGACCGGCTACGACCAGACCGTGCTGCGCGGCGATCCGGCGACGCGTGCGTTCACGCTGGTCTATCTGCGCCAAGGCAAGGTGATCGCGCTCGACTGCGTCAACGTCGTGAAGGACTATGTGCAGGGCAAGGCTTTGGTCGTCGCTGGCGCCGAAATCGCCCCCGAAAAGCTCGCCGATGCCAGCGTTCCGCTCAAGGAAATGCTGGCCGCCGCCTGA